The genomic DNA TGATCAGAGAAAAGAGAGTCCCAAATCCGGATCACGTCCGGCAGCAGGAACTCCTGAGAGAGCAGCAGAGTGAGCCAGCGGAAGGTGAAGTACTGCGGCTTGATGTTCTGCTCCTGCTGTGGGGACGGAGCGAGGGATACACAGGGGGACGGAGCaaggggcagagagagagagagagagagagagagagagagagagagggagattaattattaaacacttCATTCCCTGTCTTACAGAAGTGTGTGCGCTGCGGGCGTGTCTCAATCCACACACTTTAATCCAACACTGCAGTGCATTATGGTCTACTAACCTTTATTTACGAACGAGATTCACGGCTAAACGGCACCACGGTGCGAGCAGGAAGTGACCAGGTTTGAACACTCACCAGCTTCATGTAGAGCTCCAGATCTTTCTCCTTCAGCATGGAGAAGACGCTCTCCATCTTGTACGTGATGCCGCACTGCGAGTCGTCCAGGCTCTTGATGAAGTTATCGCGGTTCTCCGACATCAGGTTGGTGAAACAGAAGAACGTGTCGGCCTCCGCGTGCTCTGACGGACGACGAGGAAACAGAAGAGAGGGAGATTCATAACAAAtgtacagtgagagagagaactgaGGAGACAGAGGGAAGTTTGTAGTGACATAGAGCTTCCTGCAGGGGGCGGCAGCAGCACAAGCCCCTATTTGACCAAGACAAATGTTGTTGTTTACCTTTCCACTCTGGGTTGGGGTCGATGGCGAAGGTGTAGTAAATCGGCCCGACGATCTCGTTCATGCCCTGTACGTAGGCGATGCCCGGGTTCAGCTTGGCGTAGATGAACAGGATTCGCTCCACCACCTCCCAGTGCGCCTCGCAGCCGTTCGGCAAAACCTCGTACTCGTTGGACGGGTACAGGTTCAGCGCCTTGCCCGGGGAGCTCACCTAGGGGTTAAAGGTCAAAGTCAGGGTCAAAGTGAACAACAGAtagaatataaaatttttacttttacttataaAGTACAAGGGAGGACAATTGGGCTGCGTCATGTGACTATTCTAAagcttttattataaaatatatctgCTCTGAACTTTATATAGTGAAATAATATAGTGCAATTTCTGTGTGAAagggtccacacacacacacacacacacacacacacacacacacacacacacacaatatgagaTATCTCAGGTCTCATTCTCTATATATACAGATATCAACTGACTTCATGTCTCTGATCACATGACCCTGCAGTACTGTAGAGCATTCTCCCTGAAAATACATATTAcaatattcataatatacataaaatagtgtgtgtgtgtgtgtgtgtgtgtgtatgtgtatgtgtatgtgtgtgtgtgtgtgtgtgtgtgtgtgttgtagaggGCCACATGCACTAAACCTTTTGTTCTTCAAACCTTCCGTACCTACAGACTTCTCCTGAGGAAATCTGAGCTCCGGCTAGTTACTGAGGAAACACACCATGATggtgcaaaacacacacacacacacactttacagacCCCCTGGTGATCAGTCTCACCTCAGAACATTTCCCTTCTCTTCGCCTCGCCTAAACAAGGAGCAAAATAAAGAACACCACGGGGAACTGAAAGACGTCTGCGTGTTCACACTGAAGCGCTGATGACCTTTAACTACCTCGGctgcaccgtgtgtgtgtgtgtgtgtgtgtgtgtgtatgtgcgtgtgttcCTCAAAGGAACAGTTTACTCAAAATGGCTTCAAGTATAAAGTAGTGCTTTGTGAAACTCTCAGTGTTTTTCTGGTACGAGTGTGTGATCACGGGAAGAAACAACACACCTTTACTGATCACCTGGGTTTGGGTTAAGGAGGGGATACAGGTACAAGTATACCTTTAACTAGGTAAAATTAAGTcaaatctaacacacacacacacacacacacacacacacacacaaacacaccagacGGACTCACCTTTGTTTGACCCTCTGAGCTCTGATCAAAGCAAACACGTCAGAAACACATTCAGCAATTTAATCAGCTCTGGACACACCaccatgtacacacactcacaagcactctctctctcacacacacacactcacgttgGTCACTCCGCTGCGGTTGCGGTTGACGGTCTGAGCTTTGAGCGTGGTTTGCTCCACACGTCTGCGCAGGGTTTCGTACTCGTTCTGCGAGTCGAGGATCAGCTGGCAGGGAAACTCGGTGGGTCTCTGGAAGAACGCCATGTCGGGATATAAACGcctgggaacacacacacacacacacacacacacacacacacgcacacacacacagagtgacgTACCTTCACTACAAACGTAGGCTTCAGTACTAAAACATTCTGTTTCTTGTTAGTACTTACAAGGAACTATGACTTTTACAGAATAATatcatttatttctaatttcctGAATCAGTAACACATAAAGGTGAATCAGACTGCATCTCGAAGAAACGCATTTCTAACTGAAAAGATCTGATTCACTCTGAACAGAATCTACCTGGACAtcaattagattagattagattagattagattagacacTTTATTGGTATAAATTCACGTCCACGTGTCTCTGAGTGAGTGTACACTATGAACTAACCGAAGTTTATTAACAGTGCAGGTTTTTACATCAtgatattatttacaaaataaaaaacaaattgttaGGAGacgtgttcaagtcaaaccgggaccgtAAAGGGCGACTGACATTTACCGAGGACTTCGAGCTCAGTCTGGTGATGAGGCTCTTAACTGCAGTAAGACATTGGAATGgtaagccttaaaaaaaaaaataataaaaaaaaaacgactagtagaagagacgcatctgtgtgtgaacggtacacacactctcatcaACATCACTTGtccattacaggaactcgtccaggagttatcgccacgtccccccatacagtcctgaccttactcCATTTACGCATGTTCAgctcattaaaggagttcctgggaggccggcgtttccaATCATGACTCCGGCGTACTGagtaaactttctaccttgatggtgtccaagctctagtgagacactgggacatgtgcattagtgtatcaggggattatatagagacataaagggagttttttactctcaggactgagttctgttatactgtacaatcaaaagtcctgctttgacttgaacactatCGCATTTTCTGCTTTAAAAGCACTTCTGGGAGTTCTACataagtgggtgtggcctgttcCTGTCACTCTCAGTGAAAGAGCTGTGGCTGGAGGAGAACACTtcctctttacacacacacacacacacacacacacacacacacagagtgacgTACCTGACGTCCTTATCGATCTGTAACAGAACCTCGTTATCCTTAAAGTAATTGTTCCATCGGCTCTCGGGATCCGGGTTCAGAGGCTGTGGAACACAGAGAGAGGAACGCAAAGTGTTAAAGTCCGACGAGACGTTTGGATTCAAGCAGAGACGAGAGGAGCTGAATGTCGTCACTCACGTGGTCCTCCATGGTCACGTCCTCTCTGGAGACGCCCAGATTAGCTTTAGCGATTCCCGGCTGGATGATCATCTCCTTCAGGAACTGGGAATAAAtctccctaaacacacacacacacacacacacacacacaattaattcagtgattattttttaacaatgcaagtaaattaaaaaaaagaaaaacataagaaataatctcaataaagtaaattatgatttgaaataaatgaattacatttaatataaataataaaaaaaaaattatatccagattttatttaatttttttgctgctttggcaaacatctactgtatttttaaaaagtgttgtttattgtattaaattaataaacaaaaattacaaaacaacAGTGGATTAATTAAGaaatataatcaataataaatataaataaaaaaagggaagtTTTATTACAGTTAGTACTATAGAATATTTgtgtaaacaaaatgtaaaataagcaaaataaataaagtcaataataaaaaaaaaatttcttgtgAAAACTAAAAACGTCTACTTTTtaatcattaacattaaaaacatttacattaaaccTGTATTTATTAATGGAcgttattactgtacatttaattcattcattcattctcagAGAAATgacaattattcattttgccCAAACATCTGATCATTGCTCCAAAAACTCAGTTGTGGTCTGAATCGAATAATTTATATAgtaattaaaaatctaaatatatatcTTATATTCAGGAATTCACAAACactaacatttacattaaaagcgttttttttttttttggtaaattaaACGATTTGATTCACTGAACAGAATTGATTCAGTGACTCGCTCGCCCTCTCGCCGCTCGGCACCGTTAGCTCACAATGCTAAATGAAAACACAGGGTTTTAGTGCACGCATGAaggaaatgtgtgtgaatcaataaagaataaaaaattccaGATTCTCTAATCATGTTTCTGTAACTGAGTCAGGAACGCACCATAAGATTCTTATCTTCTACATTTCCAACCTACAGCtcgaaaggtgtgtgtgtgtgtgtggcttagTTGCATTATATATCACGTGTACAATGCACACAGACTGCTGATGACCTGAGTATGTCATGAGTATTTATatcagttattatttattagttgtAAAAGTTCTGAATCTCACACTGAGCTCCGCCCCGTTACGTAGCGGGACGATTACGCCAGCGGCCTTTTCCTGTTTCCTTCCTCTTCATTAATCTGAAACTAACTACCGGTTTTATATTCCACTTTCACTCTGAAACTGAtggcctatgtgtgtgtgtgtgtgtgtgtgtgtgtgtgtgtatttgttacCTCTGTTTTTTCAGGAACGAGTCCCATAGTGCCTGGTCCAGGGGCAGGTAGTTCAACAAGATCTGAAAGGAAAGTTTTAAAATAGTCTGATTTCgtcgctctgattggtcagaagctgttaatgttgattaattctctccAACAGCAGCTGCGACAGttccacaggtttatattaatgtgatcGCTCTGATGCATTAgcgtttccatggcaacagaTTGTAAATGCTTTTCAGTAAAGGAgaggtttatttgtttaacatgtacggaaggagtctccagtttcagagcTGAACATTCTATTATGACATCATAAGGAAGGAGGAGTTCACTAACAGTAACGCAGCTTCGTCACACCAGCGTCTTTAAACAGACTGTACTGACAGGATGTAACGTCCACACATAAAAGGATCTTGTGTAACAATCAGAGGCCTACAGGAGAAAAAGAGACGAAAAGCTCCTCACCTTCCAGCAGAGGGATCGGATCCCGCCCTCGAAAGGAATTCCTGATGCCCCCGGGCGGCCAGAGATAAACAATCAAAGGAGGGGAAAAattgtgaaattattattttgaattttttttaggaGTATTCTGAGAGAAAAGTGTTGTCTAGACGTGTTTGGCTGAGAGAGACGTTACCGCCGAAGCAGAGCTCGCGTAGTGCCTTGAGGTCGATCTTCTCCTCGCTCAGCGCCGTCTTAAACTCCTGAATCCTTTAAACAAGacatttattacaattaaaacaaaaacgtGAAGCGTGTATGAGAAGTCACTTCTAATGAGATGTGGGTGCGAAAGTTTGCACACCCCAGGacagaatgtggaaaataaaagcAATTTTCAGCGCTGTACGGATTCACAGATTTCCTCTCGAAGTCATTTCTACGTTACATGACATACAGATTAGCTCACAAACCATCAGCACAAAAACTATCCATAATAAAAATCGAATTATAtcgatttttaattttaaagattaaattacattattttaacacGTGACCTGCttctaattatgttttttttaatccattaatAGATCTCAGTGTTAGGAGAGatgacaaaaacatttacatgttacatttacatttagcagacgctcttattaaAGTTATCCTTTGAAGTTCCCGTCATTAGACAGATAAATATCTCGCCGCACTCAAAGACATTTCTATGAGACACGACACGGACGTCTGTGAGGGTACATCTAGGAAAACGTgactgcatttaaaataaaaaaaacgcacttttatgtactgtaagcaGGTATaatggattttttctttttaagaataaAGTAAATTTTTCCATTCTGtgttagaaaataaattcaagataCATTACATCACCAATAATCGTTTCTGTAACATCACACTTTATACTAAGATTCTGTAGTGCTTGTAAAAGTTTACACCCCCCCTGTTCTTTCAGCAGGAGGAGGAACAGGACGCTCCTGCCTGTGGATACTGTGTAACTGCAGTCACAAGACTTCTTTAGGTTCTGGGGTTAAAGTCTGTTTTTAAAGACTACGTTTAATCTGCTGACTGGATGTTTTAAAACACCGTCAGCTCAGCAGTTTGGTGTCTCTGCTAGAGGTCTGATGGAGGTCTGATGGAGGTCTGATCTCTGCTCGGCTGGCTGACTCGGGATTCGAGGTTGTTTTAGAGAAGAGCGGCTGACAGTACAGAGAATTAACTCATCAGTCAGGTTACACAAAGCACAGCGTGTTTGCAGAGCATCTAAATCATCTTTAACATGAAAATCCTTCCGTTGTTTTCTAAGCGTCCGGAAATCCAGGTGTGATCCGAGCGGACCGGCGACATTCTTATGAAGATTCAGTCTTCAGCGTCTCTCTATTTACTCAGACTTCCATTTTAAAAGAAGTTAATCGATAACGTCAATTGAGTggtaaagtgtgtttgtgtgtgtgtgtgttagtgtgtttaaaAGCAGAAGGCTGTAAGATCTAAACCCATGACCGTTAAAGATCATAAACAGACATGTATTTAAAACTTTGACAACAATTGTGTATATATTTGCCTAAAACCTGCCCGGTTAGCTGTCGAACCCCTTTAGTACACAAATTAACTGTCGGTCAAATTTCCAAAATGTTCCTCATTTACTCCAAATGCACTCCATCTGCCGACATTTAGATTCGCACTGAGTGATGCATaaattctggacatttgttatcattattattattgttattattataaacttcTGTATTTCTTTAGATACCATGGAGGCCTGATGCTGATTCTCATTCCTATCCTGATATTTTCCAGAATCCTTTTCTTTCCCTGGTCACTCTTCTTGCTGTCCACTCTCCTACTCCTCGCCATTCATAATGTCATCGATCCATCTATTCAATCCGACATCCGTTTCTCTCCATCATTAACCTGATTAATCTTTTTTGCCCAAAACACACCAAGTTTTAACCTTCTTAATAACTCCAtcaatagtatttttttttcttgcccgACATCTCTTTGGGTTTCTTCCATTTGTCACGCTTGTTCTCCATCCAATTTTCAGAATCTTtctacaacattttattttaaagtcatttcatTTTGCAATGTCCTTCTTTCTCAGTGCCCATGTTCCATTATTatctatataaatttaaaaaaaaggtcttgtctgtacattgggtcagaactcgctctttcaataatAGCTTTTATTATACATACAATAAAGGCCCAGAAAGCAGTGGCAAaaacatttctgtctgtctgtatgtctgtccagccagaattTGTTTAATCaccacgcaaaactggctgaactaaatttaataaaactttgccaTTGTCCATTTTTTTTGCCTGGAGTTAAATCTGTggcaaaaatgaaatcaaaatgttgagcagAAGTGAATTTATGAGCAGTTTTTTTGCCAGATCATAAACAGGAAGTTTTGACAGCGTTCTGTAAAAgcgtcaaactgtgggcgtgtcttaaaTCGACCACTGGACAGAATTTTGTAGTCCTTAGATCTcagcctgaagtttaatctgcaccatcagtgaatctaaatgtggagtaaaagtgatgttatgaacagttatgtgtgggatttaataatctactgtaaaataatctactaatgcgctcctgtctcaatgtaaacaaacacctgcaccaatagatattaattagaaaagataaagtgaatattttgactgggattagttcatattttcactttggctgaaataacagcgctgaagtggtataagtgaattttaacacgctggagtggttttaagacaaaacttcatctttatcctttgatctactttttccatttctcatctgtgattcactctccgattaccgaacagggagtgtatttgtctgagcaccaaagaaggacaacttagtgtaaacaaggcgtaagatactcaaccttacagaatgggatttctttgtattaataagttagacagagagttctgctgtacagagagacacacagacatggacgtgggcttcaacctcaaataataataatcataatatcactgattacattagcaataataatagaaaaagctcaaattttttattgatttcattCGTTTTTATAACTTGTACTAAATTTAATACTCGAGTAAATCCTAAAGCGACTTCTTACACACATTACAgatgtaaattaaatgaataaataataaataaaagacccTAAATGCTGAGactgctctctccctctctgtctcttcctctctctctgtctctccctctctccttctgtctctccctctctctctctccttctgtctcttcctctctctctgtctctccctctctgtctgtctctccctctctctgtctccctctctctccatctctctgtctgtctctctccctgtctccttctctctctgtctctccctctctctctgtctgtctctctccctgtctccctctctgtctgtctctctccctgtctccctctctctctgtctctccctctctctctctgtctgtctccctctctctctccctctctctctgtctgtctctctctctctgtctctccctctctccctctctctgtctctccgcCGCTCGGCCCCCTGGGACACCCCACGAGCTCGCAAACGCGCATAAATTCATCATTTTCGAGACCCACTCGATCTCACACACTCCGCTTTTCTCATCAGTTTCACTCATACACATGTTTGCTGCCCGACAGCGGCGGATTTCTCACCTGTTTCTGTAGGAACTCGACATGTTTGACCGAAAACACAACTGTGTGTGGAGCAGCGAAGGGAGGGAGGTGTCGCTGGAAAAACACTCCGACTGGGAAACAAGTGACACGCCGTGAACACGGCAAGaactatttaaatattagaatgaataaaaaaaatgttttttcacaaTAATTGTTTATTCCTCAGTATTTGTTAGTCCACCTGAACCTCAGTGTCAGAAACGAACTAAATATTCTATATCGCGCGTATTAGGCAGTACAGTAGGAGGGGGGTTGCATGAAAAAGGGTCCGACTAGAaaccaaaatcttttttttttatctgatgtaACTGAAAGTCAATAATTACACCTAAAtgttaaaactattttattttatactgtataattaatcaTCTTGATTCTATGAGGCGCTtttagggcttaaatcaaactttactcatgcacacacacacgaaacacttgcacacacacacacacacacacatataaaaccgtcacacacacacacacatataaaaccgtcacacacacacacacacgtactacTTAGTGcttaaacaactacatatgCAATGCACGCGCACATACACCTAtggcatgtgtgtgcgcgcgcgcgcgcgcatcccacacacaccaacaaattcaaatcaaattcaaattttatttgtcacgtacacagtcatacacagtacgatatgcagtgaccttaaaataaaaacttaaacataagaataaatataaataaaggtaatacggtagaaaataaagttaactggtaaaatatactgtacaagtaaaaataaagacatattgcagtaaaagaaatattgcaggaaaatgaaattaactagtaaaagtaaaaatatactgtgctacctaagataaaataagaataaaatatactgtacaaataagaacaaaatatatataatatagaaatatgatagaagaaaatagaaatttgtccataagtaattaaaaaaatggctgaggtgtgcaaatatgcataaagtgactgtcttcttaaagtgtcttattattaaagtgatctgtgcagtggtccataatgaaagtataagtataaagtgcaaaaattgtgcatgaatgtgtccatagtgtccatgaatgcccagtGTTGGAGTtaaaagagatgatattagtgctgtattgtgttgtgtaCACGATACTGTACACATGGCTCTCAGTGTAATCGATATgcaata from Clarias gariepinus isolate MV-2021 ecotype Netherlands chromosome 19, CGAR_prim_01v2, whole genome shotgun sequence includes the following:
- the tbc1d13 gene encoding TBC1 domain family member 13, with protein sequence MSSSYRNRIQEFKTALSEEKIDLKALRELCFGGIPFEGGIRSLCWKILLNYLPLDQALWDSFLKKQREIYSQFLKEMIIQPGIAKANLGVSREDVTMEDHPLNPDPESRWNNYFKDNEVLLQIDKDVRRLYPDMAFFQRPTEFPCQLILDSQNEYETLRRRVEQTTLKAQTVNRNRSGVTNVSSPGKALNLYPSNEYEVLPNGCEAHWEVVERILFIYAKLNPGIAYVQGMNEIVGPIYYTFAIDPNPEWKEHAEADTFFCFTNLMSENRDNFIKSLDDSQCGITYKMESVFSMLKEKDLELYMKLQEQNIKPQYFTFRWLTLLLSQEFLLPDVIRIWDSLFSDQDRFHFLILVCCAMLTLIRDQLLEGDFTTNMRLLQDYPISDVHTILTKAKELQDGS